In the genome of Synchiropus splendidus isolate RoL2022-P1 chromosome 13, RoL_Sspl_1.0, whole genome shotgun sequence, the window CGTGCCTTGATGACATAAGAGTCAGCTCCTgtggacacacaaacaagctcttcagcttcataaGAGAAAAGATGCTGCACCGTTGCATGATGGATAGGTGTTCGACAGTATTTAGGACACAGAGCATTTAAGCCTGTTCTCCCCAATTTTAAAAGCAGCATAACGTACAAGCAGGTTTGAAAGTTCTGTTTGAAAGAATATTTTATAAAACCTCAGAGAACAACACCAATCTAGCAGCAAGAACATAATGGATGTCTCATGTTTTACAGGGTGTCAGTAGGATGTTCGGCCCAgcccaggaggaggaagagttccCCATTAATCACACAGGTCAGGTGCAGGAGAAAGATAAAGCTACAGATTGAAGCATTGTAACATTTCTGCTTATATTTGTGTCATATGTAGGTCCAAAGGGAGTAATAAATGACTGGCGCAAGTTTAAACTGGATAGCATGGATCATACTCTTCCTCAGAGTAAGAGAGAGCTGATGCGGCAGATGTCGAGAGAGGATGATAAGGAGAGGCTGACAAGGAAGGTGAATGTGACCTAGACCTAGAATTAGTCAATTAGTTGGTCACACTGTACGTTGTCCTTTGAAAACACACCATAGCAATATTACAGTATAGTAGTTTTATAACAAAATATAGGATATATGCTAATAAAATTGGATGTATGAAACTTTACACACTTATGACTCCACGTACATTTCCTTTATCCAACATCAAATTGAGGAGAGATATTGATGTACCTTGTTTTTCCAGGCCTACACTTGGTGAGTCACATCAAAATTAGCTACACCTTTCTTTCACAATCAGTAAATCCAAATAGAATGAGTAATACAGGGAGAATAAGTAATTTCACAAAACGCTGAATTCATTTATAGCTTCCATTTGTTAATTTtcaacacacacttacacattACAGATTATATATTATATGATGGTTAGCTCTAgctcaggggtggccaaccagtcagaggctaataGCCACATTTCTTTattgtgttgctgcaaagagccACACGCTACAAATATGTAGGTGTGGCAGACAAAGGTCACCTGAACAGCTAGTCACATGACTGTGGCAAGTTGCCAGTTTGCGTCCAGCGTATGTCtcgtgcatttattttttaaattaatgcattttaccgtgattctcttcgaaatatcaagcggcacagatgtgcgccatttatttcatttttatatatttttacgtgGCTGTGTGTGAGCAACGCTGCAGAGTAGAGCGTCTCATGTCGACTCTTccctccactgaattaaacggaATTCACGGCGATCCACGATGAACAATACGTGAAACACATGCCTCGCGTTTAGTTTAggtcatgacaaagtgaaacacggaactaagtcatgttaaATAATGGCTCTGAGGacgatccaagtctgagggCCGCGACTCTCATTGCCATTGAATGAGTGGGCTGGGGAGGCTTAGTGCACGTGCAGTGAGGCGCATTGTTTCGTTCAAAATTAAACACCATTCAAAGTCTTCGACCAATATCTTTCTATGTGATTTATGTgatgaagagccgcatgaaactgggcgAAGAGTTGTACGTGGCTTGGGAGCCGCAGGTTGGCTCTGCCTGATCTAGCCCCTATGGGGACCTGAGCCAACAAGCTGACCTGCATTTCCTTTTCAACAAATGGACTAACTAGCGGACATGCATGattgcatgattttttttttttttcatgttcatgtattaTTGAACAGAATGCACAGAGCATCACCCCATGTTTCCACTGAAAGTGGAAGCACCATGACAGCTGATCCACTTCAATTCCAGTCAGTGAGACAGCCCTTCTATATTTGTCGCTGACTACTTTGTGTCATTGTCGATCTTGTTCATTGTTTATGCATATGTACATtttcaatcacattttcttcagAAATGTCGACATGACAGCACAGACAGTGGCACTGGTACCGAGCCATCAGATGAAAGACAAACAATCACGCTTGCTACTTGACACAACAAGGACAAGTGATCAGATGAAGAGCAAGCCTGTAAGACATTGGTCGTCAGTTCAAATAATCTGTATTGAGGTGTTGAGCCTTTCCCAGTAAGTCAGCACCAGACCGTGTTCCACTGACAGGGAGATAGTGACTGCTGCTGTGGAGGCCTGCCATATCTCcaggcacaaacacacgcacatacacaaaGTGCATCTAGAGGAGACTCCATAATAAATACTTCACACAAAGTGATTGATGATTGCATCAGATGCAAACAATTGATATAAGCTAGCCAGATGAGTCACAGAGCTAATAATAATGGTATGAGAAGATATTTGATTTCAGGTATCAAGATCAGATTGGAATCGGTGCATCCCTGTTATTAATACCATTAGTAACGTTTTAACAAGTGAGAgttttcttcatgtttccagATGAGTGCCCAGGAGTACGAGCTGGTCCAGGATGAGGACGAGCAATGCCTGAAACGCTACAGGAAACACTGTATGCAAGAACTGCATGAACACCTGAGCCAAAGCCCAAGGTTTGGCAATATCTATGAGCTAGACAGCGGTGAAGCCTTCCTGCAGGTCATTGAGAAGGAACATCGTCTGACGACATTGGTGGTTCACATCTACCAGACTCATGTCAAAGGTCAGCAatttatatagatatatatagataacgAATAAACAAAAATCACAGTGATAAATAAAGCTCAGGAGCAGTCTTTTCCCATgtcttttcttattttgttttagGCTGTGAACAAATGAATTCCTGTCTGGAATGCCTTGCGTCAGAATACCCGAGTGTCAAATTCTGTCGAATCGATGCTGTGGCAACAGGACATTCAGAGCGCTTTTCATCGGAGGTTTGGAATAGAGCATGaccaaaaaaaatagaattgacGTCATTACTCACTGATATAATTTTTAAACTTGATGGTGGTTTCATAGAGTACAGTCTTTATAAATGTGATTTGTGTCATACTTCATGTCCTTGTCTTATCTTACCTTAATGGCAGCTAAACCAAGAACGGTTTTGAGCACATTTCGGTGACCATCACTTTTCACTGAATCTCCACAAATTGTGTCTCCTACTTCAGGTTCTTCCTGCTGTGCTGGTGTACAAGGCTGGTGAGCTGCTTGGTAATTTCATGGCCATCACGAAACACTTCAGTGATGATTTCTTTGCACCTGACGTGGAGGCCCTTCTCAATGAATATGGTCTCCTGCCCAAGAAGTTCACAGAGAGTGGCTTTGGTGACCCTGAAGATGGAGACGTGGAATAGCCAGTAATCATACTACACAGTAGtgctttcaaaataatattaaaatacatcATTAAATCAATAAGGGCTCTGTTAATATAGAACAATGTAATCAAATATAAGTACAAAATagatgcatttttgttttttgtttgattaaTAATGTGTTGTGTAGAATTCAAGTGttcggtgaaaaaaaaactaataaagATAATTTGAGCCTTTAGTGTGGTCGACGAACATGTTACCAGTCTGATGGGGTAAAGTAGAAATGACCTGCAGTGTCTGTAAATGCACAAAttgccataaataaataaataaataaaaacaaagactgaattaacaatttattattaattatttaatgACAATGATATAGTTTTAACAAATGACACGTTAGTTATTTAACAAATTATTTcggaaaaaaactaaaagaagaaataattttcaaataaaaaaggatATTCCTCTCATTTTATCATGTAAGATCGGAACAGAGCAGACAACTGTACTGGTTAATGGATTGTCTTTAATCTAAAAGACAAGGTCAGGAAATTGATGCAGTGAGATTCAGGAGAAAACTCCTTAAAGGAACGGGATTAAATGTCCTTTTAGCTCGGTTAGTTTTCTTCCGCGAGTAATGACTAGCAGGCTCCCACTGGAAAACACTGTAATAAGCAAACTCCTATGTCAAACCGGAATGTGTACAATGTTGCTCTTCTTAGAATTCTATTCACTGTCCCGTTAAAGGAAAGCTATGATttagaatttttaaaaaaaaagtgaaacctgCGAGACAAATCACTGGGAATATTAGCaccaatcacacacacacacacacgccttcaGTTCACCACCGCGATGTTTGCAGCGAAACCATCATCAGGATATTAGCGTATATTATTCTGTCGTTTGTGACCACGACAAACATTTGTTCAGAATAGCAAGAACTCAGCTTGTGGAAGATGCAGGATGACGCGTGCTATCTGAAACGGTAAGGAGCGTGTTTTAATTGTATTGACTTATAATGCCGATTATGTGAATTGTACCAAATGAAGAGTTATTTGTTCGTTGTGACCACGTACTCGTCACATTTTACTGTGTAATAAACGCCTCGATAAGCTTTTTGATCTTTGATAATTCCTTTCGGTCAGGCATGTTCATGGTGGAAAAACATTCGCTACAGTATCTTCTTAATGGAAACCAAATATGACTCGCGAGATAAATAATATCTGCGCATGTTGTAGGATTTTGTACTCCAGCGAGCTCGTAGGGATAATAACTTGAAACGTGAGGTGTTGTTTTGTACCGGGGCGTATTCCGAGATGGACAACAAAAGCATCACCGGCAAACACATGAGCTGTCTAGACGACATCGAAATGTAGTTAAACAGATAATGTAAGTGTATGACGACAATAATCTAAGTCATGTTGCAGTTTGGTTCTTTCCAGAGGATGTAGGTTATTTTGACAGAATTGTGAAGGGAGTTCGCCTCTGACCGTTTGGCCTTTCTTCTATCCGTGTTTTGCTAATACGCTAGCTGAGCGCAATGCATGGCGGTAAGTCGATGTTGTCGCTTGTGTGAGCCCCATATGCAGTACAGACATGGGTGACCAGACTTTGACAGCTCTTGATCTACCGAccttaaaaatgcaaaacaaaatatattttttgtggaataatgaaacaatatttCCCCACTGTTTGACTAATAAAGCCCATCTAATCGAATCTAAAAAGTGGAATGACTTTACATTTCCTCACATAACTCTTTGTAAACACGGGGTTGTATGGTTGCAATTGAATGACTGCATAGATGCAATGCAAATACGTTTGCATGATCTAGAAGCAGCAGTGTGGTCTACatcatagaaaggtcagtgatttaaaaatgcacaaaaatacGTGACATCACTTCCGACAAATTTTGAAAATGGGCTCCATCATTGAGACTGGTGTTGAAAACGAACGTGCATCTTTCCGCCAATATAGTAAGAACTCCTCGCACCACACGGATGAAAATTATTGGTGTTTTGTTGGCAGTAACAATGACACGTGCACTCGCCCGGGTATATTTCCCGGAGCTTCCCCCACAGCCGGTTTGTGGAAGCAGACGCTGGACAGCCTGTCGGCTAGTGTTAAACTCATGGATGAAAAGTGAATTTGAGtgcttttatgtaaataacatgcctttaatttcattggtctgatgagaCCAGGATCAATCTTATATTTTTAGCAACATACATCAGATGCCCATACATTCCCCATTTTACTGATGAACaatgtgattggttgactgggctgcaaagcatcatgggaattgtTCAGGTTCAAGTCACAGTAACGGACTTTACTGTTGAGAGTGATGTCACATTACATGCTGAGATCCATTTGAAGTTATAGTTGAACCTGACTTTTGAAAGCCCTGCATCAGGCAGATCAAactaaatgaataattctctgcTCATACTTCTCCACTATGTGTTCAAATTCAGTAACATTccttagacttgatgtgagcATGTGAGTGCAACAACCTTTCTGTTGCATGTTAATTGTGCACCTTGAGAAAACAATGCACCGAAAcgttaaaaagaaaatgtacacAAAGTTTGTATAAACTACTATGTCCCTTTCGTGTCATGTTTCAACTAATTCTGATGTTAACAGTACACACAAAGACTCATGGCCAACAGGGTGCCCACGACCAAGCGCCCACTTTTTTAACCAGAGTAAAACGCAAAATCACTGCTTTATGTGAGACGTATTCCAATGATGAACACAATATAAACAGAGCTCGCTCCATCCTCAATAAGTCACCAAGAGTTATTGGTAAAATAGTGACAAAAAAGGGTTTCTAGTAATTTACAAAAGAGACTAAATTTTACTGCAGTATACCATCTGTACTGGTAACCTCTAGCCACCACAGATTGTCCAGATTTTGCCAGATTGAATACTGACTGGTGTCTCAGGTCGATGTTGTTGCTCATTATCACAACAGTTTAATAGATGGCAATTAATTTTATGCCTCTGTATTTGTCATGAAAGTTTCCATGTATAAAAGACACTTTGTTATACATATTGATTTGCTCATTGATGTGAGGTGTGTCAAAATGAAACCTTTTTGGATTGATGTGACTAGTTTTAAAGTATCCAATCACTAAGTTTTTGTATTTGCTTGTTCTACATCAGGAAAGTGACGCCTGGCAGCTTGGATGTCCATCCCACTGAGAAGGCACTTGTGGTCCACTATGAGGTGAAAGCGTCCATACTGGGAGAGAGTGGTGGACAGATGGTGGGAGAACGTAAAGAGGGCCAAAAAATGTAGGTGACATGTGTACACTGATTATTGATTATATTATTTCATTGCCACTCATTCAAAAGACAATTCTTAATATTATTCAGTGTGTGTCAAACAATGCAGTAATTTTGCCTTTCTCCAGCATTCGTGTGAAAAGCCTCTCTCCAAGCACAGATGTGGGAGCTCTGGCAAAGAAAGTGGTGGAGGAATGTAAACTCATTCCTCCATCCCGTTTGCCTCAGGTAGAGCAGCTTCTCTACTACTTACAGAACAGGAAACCATCCCCAGTAGAAAGCAAAGGTCAGTATTAAATGCAAGTAACAAGTTGATACATTCATTAGGCcactgtttttcaaccttttttaagagACAGCACACTTGGTTAAtggaaaaaaatcctgaggcacaccaccaaaggaacctcagccaaaacGCACTTGTGCTTAGTCAAAGGTCCCGTAGAAAATCTCTTTTAATTTGTGTAAAGagtgtagctactgacactcggctattttggcatgccttttgcagaaaatgtatctgtttcAAATGTCTCCAGTAAGGGGttggcaatatggcaaaatatattaggatttatttatttactttaaattacTGTTTCGATTTGATCAATtctgttttgcatgattttattgtagtttggggagtttccagacaaatccttaacaTTCTTTGCATCAACTTGCTTCAGAACAAAGCTGAGTCtttatttcttcacattttggagcacatttattttgtcttgtcgtgaaggtgtgtggtcaagttaagaggcacatcaggttaaAAAAGAGCTACAAGTTGCGCTTTTGACCGTCTTCTTTGCTGtaagtgtgtgggaagaggagtgcCGTTGACGAATGACGAAGAATTGGTGCATCAACAttgatctatagtgtatagacaGAATGTGACATGTAATGTCCTCACGTTTGTAGATCATCAACACGttgtaattgttgttgttgatgggcATTTCATAATGATATGGACCCTTAATACTTTGTTTTTGTATCTCCCCAgccatgaaaaaagaaaagaggccAGATAAGCCCAAAGTTCTGACTGCTTTTGATGGATTAGAGGTAGAGTTTTTTTCTCACTTAAAGGATTTATAAGAACAAAGGAAAACGTTTGTGCATGTATAAAATGTGTGCAGTTAAATGAGGATGCCAGTGTCACTCGTGTGGATGAGTATGTGGAGCTGCTTTATGAAGGCATCCCAGAGAAGATCAGAGGCTCAGCTCTCATTCTGAAGCTTGCCCGCAATCCTGACaacctggaggagctgctgcacaATGGTACTTATATACTTGAGTTTGCGGCTATTtctgatttttctctgatatAGCGATTGGAACAGatccttctttgtcacaaaaaacattAATGAAGTTTGGttcttttatgattttattatgcGTAAACTGAAAGTGCCACCAAATCTGCTGGGTCAAAAATATACATACAGCAACATCAATGAGCAATTTTGGAGACTTAAAAAGTTGTGTCAATGACATGAGCTTCATAGCATGGCCTCTTAACTTCTTGTGAGTGATCATGAGTGGCTACAGCTGGTGACTTCTCTGAGGCCATTTAAAAAGGGCTCATTGGATAAAAACACCCACAAACGCTACAATGGGAAAGTCAAAGGAGCTCAGCACAGATCTGAAAAAGAGAATCATTGACTTGAACAAGTCAGGAAAGTCACTTGGAGCCATTTCAAAGCAGCTGCATGTTCCGAGAGCAACAGTGCTAACAATTGATAGTAAGTATAAAGTGCATGGCACTGGTTTGTCACTGCCACTATCAGCAAgctgtcacctgctgctgagagaaaacTGGACAGGAGGGTGAAGAGTCAACCCAGGAGCACCCAAACCAGATCTGCCAAGAAGTAGAAGCTGCTGGAACACAGGTGTCAGTGTCCACAGTCAAGCGTGTTTTGCATCGCCATGGACTGAGAGGCTGCCGTGCAAGAAGGAAGCCCTTGCTCCAAATGCGGCACCTTAAGGCTCAACTAaagtttgctgctgatcacatggACAAAGATAAGACCTTCTGGAGGAAAgttctgtggtcagatgaaacaaaaattgaGCTGTTTGGCCATAATGCCCAGCAAtgtgtttggaggagaaaaggTGAGGCCTTTAACCCCAAGAACACCATGCCTACCATCTAGCACGGTGGTGGTAGTATTATGCTGTGGGCCTGTGAGGAGGTCATCGGCCCGAAGGTTGGGTCTTGGGCACAGTTGGgtgttccaacaggacagtgaccCCAAACACACATCAAAAGTGGTAATGGAATGGCTAAATCAGGGTAGAATTAAGGTTTTAGATTGGCCTTCCCAAAGTCCTGActtaaaccccattgagaaCATGTGGACAATGCTGAAGAAACAGGTCCATGTCAGAAAGCCAACAAGTTTGACTGAGCTGCACCAATTCTGTCGAGGAGATAGGTCAAAGATTCAAAATGAAtcaagatatttttttatttcatgttgaaGTTGTACTGCAAATGATCAATCATACAATTACACTTATATGATGTCGTGTTACAGCACTTATTATTCCAGCTTTACTGTTATTCATTCTCTTCCTTAAAACATGGCTATGTATGAAATTTAGTTGTAGAAAAAGTCATGTTTCACATTGGGAGGTAAGTTCTGCATCCCTTTCAGCCGTTATCGTGGGTCATTGATTGAACATTAACAATAGCAATTTTAATATGTCTGCACCTTTTTTCCTAGACCTAATCAATGTCAACATAAGTGAAGGATGTGATATTCTTGATCTGTTGTTTGGCTTATAGAGGCTGCTATTGGTGCCCTGGCCCGAGTTTTGCGAGAGGACTGGAAGCAGAGTGTGGAACTAGCTACCattatcatttacatttttttctgcttttcaaGGTAAACCACCTAATTTCCCGGTTTTGTTAAAATACTTCCTTGTGACCTTGAAGTACTAGTGTGTGTGATCTCTCACCAGTTTCTCTCAGTTCCACGGAGTAGTGAGTCACTATAAAATTGGAGTACTATGTATGTCTGTGGTGGAACATGAGCTGAAGAGACATGATGTGTGGCGAGAAGAACTCTCCAAGAAGAGCAAAGCTTATATCCATTCTGATGTCCAAACAACCACACTGTTGTTTTTGATTATGATTGTACTAGTGTTTAAGTTCTTTAACTATCATCTGTGTACGTGAGTCTGCGCCAGAGAACGGATCTCTCAGGAGGGATCAGGATAAATCTTTGAGGAAGTACCACAGTCTGCTGGCCAAGCAGGAGCAACTGCTCAGAGGTAAATGATTGGGTTTCTAACTGTCATAGCGAAAAGCAGTGCGGAGCAACTAAACATAACACAGCATATAAAGATCTAAaatgctttttattatttatttgattatttatggatcaaaaaatataaaaaatgcaaataatacatttattaaaatgtttatatatattggttctcatatattttgtttttatttattttattttgcactgGGTACAAGAACAGAGGAGAACAGAATCACATACGCTGAAGGAAACTTTGAATCATTCCTGTAtttgtgtgaaacaaaaataaattagtTTATTAGTtagttcattatttcatttaatactAAATTTTGTCACACCATATGTGCCGCAGATGTTCATTATCCCTGAGTTGCAGAGAgcttgagtggagggggggAAATCAGGTGTCAAGTGACTTGTATACTATACCTATGTAATTCGGAGGGGTCCATTTAAATGTTATCCCCTTTTTGTCTCCCAGTGGCTCTATACCTTCTGTTGAATCTTGCCGAGGACACAAGGACAGAGCTTAAGATGAGGAATAAGAACATAGTGGGTCTGCTGGTGAGGGTTCTGGAACGAGATGATGAAGAGTTGCTGGTCCTGGTGGTGTCCTTTCTGAAAAAGCTGTCCATCttcctggaaaacaaaaacgacaTGGTCTGTAAAaacgtacatttttttttccaaataactCATGGTGACACTGATCTGATTGGAAAGCATTTGCTCAAACAGCCATTATGCTGATACTGGCCAGACAGCTCCAGGTGGGCTTTTGAACACGTCAAAACTGTAACTGTTTTTATTACTTTATCTGAAATGCAGATTATTTGAAATGCATTATTTCGGTCATGAATCATCTCTCTCTTTTATTTAGACCTAAAACATAGTAGTCTCTGTCTGATCATTTTGTGGTATAAAAGAAAGCTTGTAAATTACCCCCATCCATGTTGACACATGTGCTTGTCAGGCTGAGCTGGACACTCTGGAGAGATTGGCTCGTCTGGTTCCCTGTGAAAATGAAGACCTTCTGAATTTAGTCCTACGTCTTCTGCTAAACCTGTCCTTTGATACTGGACTCAGAGCCAAAATGGTGGAAGTGGGATTGCTGCCCAATCTTGCAGCTTTGTTAGGTACACAAGAGCAAATAGATTCTTTGACTGTTTGATTTAACCAGTAGCTACTGACCAGTCCATCTGTTGTCCAGCTGATGAAAACAACGGCGGACCAGCTCTGAGCATCCTCTATCACATCAGCATGGAGGACCGCTTCAGACCCATGTTCGTCTACACTGGCTGCATACCCCAGGTATAATTCCAAATGTGGAATAACATTGAATTTTCCTGACAAAAGTTCTCATGTTAGTGTATTACTTTTCAGCTCATGCAAATGCTGTTTTCTCATGGTGAGGGAGAATTTGAAGCTACCCTCATCTCCATATGCGTCAACCTGGCAGCTAATAAGATGAGCGCCCAGCTCATGTGTGAAGGTGCACATTTTCATATGTATTGATTAAACTGACCGTTACAGTGATCTCTACTTTTCACAGTATACTTACAGTAAGCAaaacagcaatgaaaaaaatagcCCTAAGACATTCTAGAACATGACGTTGTTATGGTAGAACATGGTTGTGACTGACAAAGCTGGTTCCTAATttgatgtactgtatatacagtagACCAGGGATGgcctacatttttttaaatggggaTCTACTTTTTATGTTTCGAGTCAGTCAAAGCGCTTGCCAACGCATTTCAATAATGCAATTATGACACCAGTGATACACCCac includes:
- the LOC128769581 gene encoding phosducin-like; translated protein: MFGPAQEEEEFPINHTGPKGVINDWRKFKLDSMDHTLPQSKRELMRQMSREDDKERLTRKMSAQEYELVQDEDEQCLKRYRKHCMQELHEHLSQSPRFGNIYELDSGEAFLQVIEKEHRLTTLVVHIYQTHVKGCEQMNSCLECLASEYPSVKFCRIDAVATGHSERFSSEVLPAVLVYKAGELLGNFMAITKHFSDDFFAPDVEALLNEYGLLPKKFTESGFGDPEDGDVE
- the LOC128769580 gene encoding kinesin-associated protein 3-like isoform X2 produces the protein MQDDACYLKRKVTPGSLDVHPTEKALVVHYEVKASILGESGGQMVGERKEGQKIIRVKSLSPSTDVGALAKKVVEECKLIPPSRLPQVEQLLYYLQNRKPSPVESKAMKKEKRPDKPKVLTAFDGLELNEDASVTRVDEYVELLYEGIPEKIRGSALILKLARNPDNLEELLHNEAAIGALARVLREDWKQSVELATIIIYIFFCFSSFSQFHGVVSHYKIGVLCMSVVEHELKRHDVWREELSKKSKACESAPENGSLRRDQDKSLRKYHSLLAKQEQLLRVALYLLLNLAEDTRTELKMRNKNIVGLLVRVLERDDEELLVLVVSFLKKLSIFLENKNDMAELDTLERLARLVPCENEDLLNLVLRLLLNLSFDTGLRAKMVEVGLLPNLAALLADENNGGPALSILYHISMEDRFRPMFVYTGCIPQLMQMLFSHGEGEFEATLISICVNLAANKMSAQLMCEENSLSTLMRRALRMKDCLLMKMIRNISQHDGPTKALFIAYVGDLAAEIRAEQDEAWVLECLGTLANLTIPELDWELVLKEYNLVPFLKEKLRHGSAEDDLILEVVILIGTVSMDDACAAMLAKSGVIPALIELLNAQQEDDEFVCQIVYVFYQMVFHQATRDVIIKDTQAPAYLIDLMHDKNAEIRKVCDNTLDIIAEYDEEWGRKIQSEKFRFHNNQWLEMVESLQIDESEPYLYDDDRTDLFYSADGITPVDGSSNSDFFSDLHAQNGDYLPGDALDVFDQTCSTSGRPATAYGFRPDEQPLYQYT
- the LOC128769580 gene encoding kinesin-associated protein 3-like isoform X1, yielding MQDDACYLKRKVTPGSLDVHPTEKALVVHYEVKASILGESGGQMVGERKEGQKIIRVKSLSPSTDVGALAKKVVEECKLIPPSRLPQVEQLLYYLQNRKPSPVESKAMKKEKRPDKPKVLTAFDGLELNEDASVTRVDEYVELLYEGIPEKIRGSALILKLARNPDNLEELLHNEAAIGALARVLREDWKQSVELATIIIYIFFCFSSFSQFHGVVSHYKIGVLCMSVVEHELKRHDVWREELSKKSKACESAPENGSLRRDQDKSLRKYHSLLAKQEQLLRVALYLLLNLAEDTRTELKMRNKNIVGLLVRVLERDDEELLVLVVSFLKKLSIFLENKNDMAELDTLERLARLVPCENEDLLNLVLRLLLNLSFDTGLRAKMVEVGLLPNLAALLADENNGGPALSILYHISMEDRFRPMFVYTGCIPQLMQMLFSHGEGEFEATLISICVNLAANKMSAQLMCEENSLSTLMRRALRMKDCLLMKMIRNISQHDGPTKALFIAYVGDLAAEIRAEQDEAWVLECLGTLANLTIPELDWELVLKEYNLVPFLKEKLRHGSAEDDLILEVVILIGTVSMDDACAAMLAKSGVIPALIELLNAQQEDDEFVCQIVYVFYQMVFHQATRDVIIKDTQAPAYLIDLMHDKNAEIRKVCDNTLDIIAEYDEEWGRKIQSEKFRFHNNQWLEMVESLQIDESEPYLYDDDRTDLFYSADGITPVDGSSNSDFFSDLHAQNGDYLPGRDALDVFDQTCSTSGRPATAYGFRPDEQPLYQYT